In Chanos chanos chromosome 14, fChaCha1.1, whole genome shotgun sequence, the sequence ACAGACATTCTCTCTAGCCCGACGGGTCGAGAGTCTCCTAAACTTATCAGCCAGTCAAACATTGTGCAATATATCCATAGAATACATATAAAGAGAGATTTTtcaatatataaaatataacaaTATTACCAAAAAAGGACTCAGTCTGAGAGCCCACTACACACGGAACACCATCACTGTCTTGTAATGCAAGTGcatataaattaaaatatagtaataacaaaacatcatttctcATATACAGCTGAAGGGAATAAGTACACTGTTATAAACAGCAAAGGAAAGCCTTGGGCTAGTgtaacaaatcaaacaaacaattgaTTTGAAAAAGGCATGAGCTGATgattgcagacacacacacacacacaaacacacacacacacacaaacacacacacacacacacacacacacacacaagcatgtgggTTCATATACACATTTTTGCATACCACTTTGGTTTTGAACTGTTTCAGTTGGCATGACTTCGAGTTTAAGGTAATTTTGAGCATAAATCTAAAATTAACTCCTGAAAAATCTTTTGGAACGTTTGAAAAATATATCTAATCATTAAGGATAGAAAAACACCCTGTAATCAGTGATTCATATCGATAATTATCTTAATTCATGATAATTAACTCTGCACTGtacaaagttttgttttttttctgtcttgtatCATTAGGTCTACTTTTCCAGCAGACACATCCTGATGTTACTCAGTCTCAGTTAATGTGCTACAGTATTCTATCAGGGAAGAATCTCTCACTGGACATGGGGTTTGCTCTCACTCGTAGGTGCATAGGAGAGTAGCTGATTTCATGAATATGACATTAGGATACATGGGAGAGTGCATGATAATGAAGAGGTGGCTATAGCAGTGCTGGGGGTagactgccaaaataaaggaaacacaggGGCTTCCATACATGTGTGGCTCCTGATCAGTTAAGGTCCTGTAATGCTTGAACTCATGTCTACAAATTCTGACACGTGAAGGGTTTTGGCAATATTGTGTAGAATAATAGTTTTCCAGGCATAGTTCACAACCCCTGAACTCCTTTTTGGGGGGCAAAATGTATATCAACAAATGAAAAGCCATTTTTAACTGGTGCGTGGTGTGGTGCTGAGAATGGTGTCTCTGGGGAGGAGACTTTAACGAGTGGTTTCGTGAACATCAGAACGATCTGCAGTCTGCAGGGCATGAGTGTTTAACGAGTGGTTTCGTGAACATCAGAACGACAGAAACCACATGCCATGGCCGTCTCATGCCCCAGCCGAACACTCATGGGAGATTCTAGAGTGAGGCATGAGGCAGTGTTTTCCAAAACCATCTGCTAAACACCAAATACCCAAATGCAGAATGACCAAATGATCAACTGAGTTTTCAGAATCTTTGCCGGAGTATGTCTAAGCCACTCTGCTGGCCAGATTCCTAATTAAAACACTTCATATTGGTGTTTCCTCTATTTTGGCAGTCACCTAATGCAGGACAAGTGTAACACTCCATaatgaatgagaggaaaaatgttCTTAAATTGGTCATAGTTTTGGATTTCTACAGGTAAAGAGAGTGTCACAATGTTGTGTTTGGACATACAGTAATAATGTGGTTCAATGCAATGGTTTTGTAAAATGTTCAATGGTTTTGTAAAATGTTCAATGGTTTTGTAAAATGTTcaattatttgtttctttgaatTACAGTCTCCTACAGTCTCTCATGAGTGATGCGTCTTTTTACAGACCAAGACAATAAATAAGAAATCAAAGTTCAATGAAAATGTGATACAAAGTGCCAATATCAATACACagcatgtgtgtggtttaatATGTGAATGTTTGGATTATTTATATTGCCAAATATAACGGAAGACACTGAGTTCTCTTCTCTGTTACAAAACAACGTTGCTTTTAAGCTGTTTCGTTAAGCtgtacaaaaccaaaaacatgtacacatacaggtTTACTAAAGTgtgtcaataaataaaaaatactatTAAAAGACAGGAGTAAAAAAGGCACACACCGTTTTTAGACAAATGGTACAGAAAAAGTAAACCCTTTCTTAATAAATACTTATTTGTCAGTAGTTCATGCATCGTCTCACGCTCCCGTAGCTTTAAAAAAGTCACTTGGTACAAAAGAGAATCCTCGCAGTAGTGTTAAATCCTCAGACTGCCAAACAAACCAACATGCCTGTGATGGTTAGCCCTGATCCAACCGACAGCTAATGTCCAAAACAtctgcagcatttttttttcctgagaatTCCAACTCAACTGGCTCCAAATGCAAGTGCATCGGAAGAAAGCCATCTTTCTCAAGAGAGGGCTCAGAAAACGCCCCCTGAATGGGCTTCTTTAAAAAGCAATCAACCGCAACATTGCTCTTCCAGCGTGAAAACAAAAACGGTCAAGATTCCCGCCATGACATCAGCTTCTACGTGTCGACCGGTGAGGCGTCTTGGGTGACGATCTCAATATGTGTGGTAGGgtgctctgtctcctcctcccttGTCTCTGTATCATcagccacctcctcctcctcttcctcttcctcctcctcctcctcctcctctaggctctgttcatctttctctgtcccctctgAGTCCTCCTCCTCAAGCGGGAGCTCAAACTGGAACTTGTCAGCACCAGGGCCCCCACCATGGCCTTCCTTGTCAGGCTGGTAGAAGGGTGGAGACGGGCTCTGAGGAACCATGCTCTGGTACCAGTTCCGGTTATCCTCCAGGGTGTCAAGGATGTCCTGTGCGTCTGGATGCACCAGGTCAGCCCATGTCTCCCACAGCGGGTGTACAATATAGTCGATAAAACCCACCtacagagaaaggaagacagaccACCAGGTCAATGTCGCTTTCTTGCTTAACATCTAATGACACAGTACTTCATGCTGAACAGTACTGACCACTAAATTTGTTCTCTGAACCACTGGAGACAAAGTCATTCTCTGTCAGGAGCCAAGCTGCCTAATTGGCCATGACTGTGTGAGTGCGGTCTGGATTCCACTGATACTGACCTGTGATTTCTCTacagaggctgtgtgtttgtcacacatTGGGCTGATttccatgcctctctctctctcccggtcACCCTGATGGAAAAACTCATCCATGATGCGGTCTGTCCACTGGCGGTACAGCTCCAAAGGTTTGGTGGGATTACTGAGGTCAGCACAGTGCACCATATTACGCAGGAcctgcagacaaacacagctcacATTCAGCTCACAGTTCATCTGATTAGATCTCACCTTGGTTCAACTCAGTCCTCCGTTTAAAGTGAACTGAATTTTTTTCAAATTGGTTCTAATGAAATTGAGAGAATACTGAAAGGTAATTATAATCTAGACTTGTTCAAATTTAATCACTGTTCATCCAAATTAAATTTCCCGAACTGTAAAACAGTTCACATCAGAACTGGTGAGAAAGCCATAGGAGAAAGACTGTGAATCTGAGAGACATTGGTCACAGTGTGCAGTTTCTGTAATAGTCCAGCCTGGAGCAGCCTTTCATTCATCACTGATTCATCTCATTAAGAGAGTGTGatcgcacacactcacacacactcatacacactctcggATGACGGAAAAGAAGCCACACCTGTATCCGGTCAGTGTAGTTGTCCAGGAGCAGTACCCCTGAGCTGGTCACTTTCTTTGTCTCCACCATCGTCTTAAGATCAGCCAGTAAACTCATGTGTTTGGACATGTCTGTGGCCAGTACCTGGAAACAACAGCCCTTTCAGTGAGTCGCGTCCACTGTCATATGATAGTATGTTCCAGAACTTTCACTCGGTTGGAGGAGTGAAAGGAAAAGGTATATTATGAATCTCACCATATCGATAACCATCTTTCTGAGGGACTGTCGTTGTTTCTTGGTCAGGTTCTGGAAGATATCGCAGTTTTCCTCCTGCAGGAGCTTAAAACCCACAGCCAGGTGGTGGTTCTCCAGGACTGACTCGTCGTTATACATGAGGGCCAACTCCGAatctgcagcagagagagaaggcaaacTGTGCTCAGGATCAAAGGTGTGTGGATAAAACTGTTAGCACATGGTTAAGACTATGGCAGGACAGAGTAGATCACATGCCAAAGGAAGAGACTCACTGGTGTTGATGAGGAACTGGTTAGAAACACCTGGATGATCCACGTCATGGATGGCTGCAGCAAAAATGGCAGCCAGTATCTCAAGATCTGTGAAAACCGCCTGAGGGGGCAGACggtaagagagaaatgaaaatttaCAGAGGAGCATCAAACCCTGACCTGCTGTAGCCCACTGGAGTCTCATTAAGAAATAACgaacagcagtggaggacacaCAGCTGCCTCTGAAGGTCTTGCCTCTTACAATATGATGTTTGAAGTTTGTTGCTGATTATATGAGGAAATCCAGCAGGTCTGTCATTCGAACACTATGATTTGTGTTTAACTGATGGGGTTATTGCAGGACAATCAGTCGATAAATtgtgaaatgaagagaaaagaaaaagcgtGAGGACAGTAAAGAAGAGATGATCACAGATGTtcgagaggaggaggaaggtgTAGTCCTTACGTCCAGAGCAGGTGTGGACAGGAGGATGTGGGTAGACTGGGCCACGTCCGCAGCGTGCAGGCTGTTGTGATACGCCACGTCAGAGTGATAGTGGTCCTCCAGCGTCATCATGTACGCCACAAACGCGTCCGCCGGGATCCTGAACGTCTTCAGCAAGTCTCGCTCCTGACGCCAGACAAGGGATCAAACAGGAGCAATTACAATTACTGTTAAAAAAGACCTGCAAATGTCTTCTCTTCTACCACTCATCTACTGTTAAAAAAGACCTGCAAATGTCTTCTCTTCTACCACTCATCTACTGTTAAAAAAGACCTGCAAATGTCTTCTCTTCTACCACTCATCTACTGTTAAAAAAGACCTGCAAATGTCTTCTCTTATACCACTCATCTACAGTTAAAAAGGAGGAATATTTACCAGCAGACAGTGGACTCACCTGAAAGATTGCGTACATGATGCAGGTGAGAGGCCTGTTGTTTGAGAactctgaaacactgaaaatattcagGCCCCATTTGTTCAGGTCTTCTAGTTCCTGAGGAGAGGGAACACATAAAAAGAGATGAAGTTCAAGTCAGCAATCCTCTCATCACAGTCACACCAGGGCCAGAGGTGAGACATCTGTGTGTACCTTGGCTAGCAGGTCCTCCTTGTCAGTTTTGACGGCGAACCTAGCGATGCTGCAGCTGGACAAGCTGGGTCCGTGGGACACCTTCTTCACCCCACTGATCTGAGTCATCAGCTGgtgcttcttcctcttctcacGAGCTTTGGGAACAGGGGATGGGATCTCCACctcattctgtttgtctgtgagagagatgggggacGGCAGTTAATTCCCctgtgaacagactgactgagagccAGATACCGGAGACTGTCGTCATCTCACGGCTGCCTACAGATAAAGATGTGCAGATCAATTTGAAAAGGAGACCATGGAAAATCTCACTAAAGCctaattaattcatttctttcaaagCAAGTGTAAACCTGTTTGAATCCAGGATAACCAAACTATAGACCATCTATAACTAAATGGCATTTTCTATACTGTGTGAAGGCATGAGGCATTGTCATTGAGTTCTCATGTGTTTTGGACTTCtatctcttttcttcatttctgctctctttctcttttcccccgTGCTGCCTCTCTGTCACTTTGTGCTCTCTCGCCCCCTTCAACACCACCGTCCTGTCCCTCTCAGTGGGGCTGCTGTTAAACTGTGGCCTTTCAGGCCATCGTTGCCACTGCAGGAGAGAAGAGCCCACGCTCTGACAACCAACCGTCTATCTCTCTGTTATCTGAATTatgctgtttaaaaaatgagctgttcaaaaaaatcattaacaaTTCATTTTAACTCTCTTAAAGGTACTGACATCCCCAgtctgctctgtgctctgtgtctaAGATGAGATCCAGCACAGAATCAGCGTGCTCAGACACATGCTGAGGAGGAATGCACAGAAACAAAAGCTCTCTCACCAGCTTGCTCTGCACCACTCTGGTATTTTTCCTCTTACCCAATtaaattcactctgtgtgtgtgtgtgtgtgtgtgtgtgtgagagagagagagagagagagagaaaggaaaagctCCAGCAGAAGGATGACTCACAGGTTCAGCTAGGATCTTCCATAGGGGGGGTTCCACCACTTATGTGTCTACCGCAGAATCCCATCTCTGcacttgttctgtctctctctctctctctgctcttttgtaCGCCCCCACTgccttccctgtctctcttccctcttctGTGGGCTTATGCAGAGGGGAAATCTCTCAATCCAGAAATAACTGGAAGCTGTTTGTGAAATATGCTGCTAATATTCAGCTTTTCCTTATGTAACTGTTGACATGTCCATCTATCAACTGGTGTCTTCATCTCCCTTCCATTCTTCCTCCAAGCAGCAGCGTCTGCTCCTTCCAGAACTTTCTATTCTCcctaagtgtgtgtctgtgtgtgtgtgtatgtgtgtgtgtgtgtgcgtgtgcatgtgcgtgcgtgtgtgtgtgcgtaattACCTAAGAAGGTGTTGGAGATGAACTCTGAAACCTGGTTTCCAGAACGACTCATCTCTGAAAGGTGTGTGAGCTCCCGGTTCAACATTCTTTTAAACtggaacgagagaaagagagagattaatgtcCAGTCCAGACCTGCCGCAGTGAAGGGGATGCACAACCTCAGCCAACCCTGCCATTTTCACTGCACTCAGTAATCGCCTTCACTCAGGTCACCCTCCCACCGTCCACCCAGGCCGAATTTCAGAGAAATCTCACATTTCttcccaaacacaaaaaagaatatCAAGCCTAAGCCCTATCTCCACACAGAATCGGACAGAAGCCATGCAGAATCCATGTGcatgttctgtttgtgctgtgtgtgtgtctctgattcTGAGGCAAAGCGCACAGTTCTCCACATTAAGGGTCATAATCGGCAGTAAATTACCCAGCGCAGTGAGGTCTGCATATACACACTATATGAAAAGTACAGCACCATGacaatgataaaaatgaatatgaaattaaacatgTCACAGAAATAAAGTCTCGTCAGCCATGAGCCAATATCTTATCATATTAgatgaaaagaatgaataaaataacatatcaataaaacataatgagaaaaacacaaatgtacatgATCTGACTTCGATCTTCTACAATATaagtacaaacaaaaaaaatggatttccAAAATGGAGGATTGTGTGGAGGACAAAACTGCAGCCACATTCCTGCGCAGCCAGTGCAAATGCACAGACCAGAACCAGTACTTTCTTAGTTTACCCTGACCCAAACCAGTACTTTCTTAGTTTACCCTGACCCAAACCAGTAGCTTCTTAGTTTACCCTGACCCAAACCAGTAGCTTCTTAGTTTACCCTGAGCCAAACcagcaaaataaacacattttatctAGACCAATAcagctaaatgaacaaatttgaCCCAGACCCAAAAGCAGACAAATGAGAGCCGAAGGCGGCGAGCAGACCTGGCCACAGActacacacgttctctctctcaataaacACCTTACACACCTTTATGTAACTCCACGACACTGACAGAAGGTAGTTTGCCTCAGGCATTTTGTGTCCCGTGTAACAGGAGAGATCAGCAGTAACACACTCCTTTCCAAAAAAGAGCCGatagagagaggcagatgaacggtttcccttcttctctcctctcctcttcttggGTTAGTGCTGAGGGAACGGAGCGGTCTCCATGCCCGTGCAGGGACCTGGGGTTATGCAGTGAGCTCTCTGGCCAGGAGAGGAGCACCAGTCCTGGGCAAAAGGATCCAGAGAGCTGGGCTATCGCTCGAATGGAGGCTGCTGCAAGTGCCAGTGGATTACAGTGGAGATggacagaggagggagggagggaggaagaaaaagagggatgcTCATCTGGCTGGAGGGGGGCTTCCTCCTCCGGATTAGCAATGCTCCACTGCTGCAgcacgctccctctctctctctctctctctacctctctctccctctgtctctccctctgtctctctctctctacctctgtctctctctccctctctctccctctctctagtcTGTCAGCTCCACCATGCAGCAGATGagatctgacagagaaaaggatggggaggggggagccTCCTGCTTAGATATGCacagaataagagaaagaggaatTTCCCTCTTTTCCACAGCCTCCTCTCTGGACATACTGCATTTTTCCAAAGGTGGGCTTGTTTTTGGCAAAAGACACTTCTATTTCAAGTGTGACTCGTTAGGAGGGGCCTTCCTTTGAAATTCAGATtaaatgacatcactgtatTAGTTAGGCTCCGGATAGACCAAAAGACAgttgtccactgtctctgtcattgtGGTCTGCTGTCTCAGCTCAAGCCCCTTCATCACCTCTGGACACTCATATGGAGGACTACCACAGCAGCGCAGTCAGAATTCCTGCACTATTTTTACCCTCGGCGCGACGCGCGCTTTGGCGACAGtgaaaaacagggacagaggaaatGGATAATtgcctcttctcctctgttttctgtgacatCAGCCTGCCCctccctctgcctttctctccatACCCTTGCACCACCAATTGCAACATCATCCTAACGCCATAGCAACAGCGTCACATGACCCGCACTGCTGTTTTTGAGAGATTCCCCTCCCTCATCCCTGAGCACAGCCGCCACTCTGCTCCACAGTGGGCTTAGGGAAAGGGGAAACCCCCAGTGTGACACGGCTACAGCCCCACACAATGGCCATCACAACCctctactgcctcacacacacaatcacaaccctctactgcctcacacacacaatcacaaccctctactgcctcacacacaccatcacaactctctactgcctcacacacaccatcacaactctctactgtctcacacaccatcacaaccctctactgcctcacacacaccatcacaactctctactgtctcacacaccatcacaactctctactgtctcacacaccatcacaactctctactgtctcacacaccatcacaaccctctactgcctcacacacaccatcacaactctctactgtctcacacaccatcacaactctctactgtctcacacaccatcacaactctctactgcctcacacaccatcacaaccctcgactgtctcacacaccatcacaactctctactgtctcacacacacaatcacgaccctctactgcctcacacacaccatcacaactctctactgtctcacacacacaatcacgaccctctactgcctcacacaccatcacaaccctctactgcctcacacacacaatcacaaccctctactgtctcacacacacaatcacaactctctactgtctcacacaccatcacaaccctctactgcctcacacacacaatcacgaccctctactgcctcacacacacaatcacaaccctctactgcctcacacacacaatc encodes:
- the pde4ba gene encoding cAMP-specific 3',5'-cyclic phosphodiesterase 4B isoform X1; translated protein: MRKSRSVLTMSPKDDNKDPSDRGESLSSRCMLGVDLCRGRRCFSGNLQLPPLSWRQTERLRTPDEELIARPTTLALITPPRIDITPVDSDCFDVENGPSTSCSPLDSQVSPGSGLVLHTNFPGHNQRRESFLYRSDSDYDLSPKSMSRNSSIGSELHGDDLIVTPFAQVLASLRSVRNNFTILTNVQCASNKRSPAATQPPITRVCLTDESYQKLAMETMEELDWCLDQLETIQTYRSVSDMASNKFKRMLNRELTHLSEMSRSGNQVSEFISNTFLDKQNEVEIPSPVPKAREKRKKHQLMTQISGVKKVSHGPSLSSCSIARFAVKTDKEDLLAKELEDLNKWGLNIFSVSEFSNNRPLTCIMYAIFQERDLLKTFRIPADAFVAYMMTLEDHYHSDVAYHNSLHAADVAQSTHILLSTPALDAVFTDLEILAAIFAAAIHDVDHPGVSNQFLINTNSELALMYNDESVLENHHLAVGFKLLQEENCDIFQNLTKKQRQSLRKMVIDMVLATDMSKHMSLLADLKTMVETKKVTSSGVLLLDNYTDRIQVLRNMVHCADLSNPTKPLELYRQWTDRIMDEFFHQGDRERERGMEISPMCDKHTASVEKSQVGFIDYIVHPLWETWADLVHPDAQDILDTLEDNRNWYQSMVPQSPSPPFYQPDKEGHGGGPGADKFQFELPLEEEDSEGTEKDEQSLEEEEEEEEEEEEEEVADDTETREEETEHPTTHIEIVTQDASPVDT
- the pde4ba gene encoding cAMP-specific 3',5'-cyclic phosphodiesterase 4B isoform X3 → MRKSRSVLTMSPKDDNKDPSDRGESLSSRCMLGVDLCRGRRCFSGNLQLPPLSWRQTERLRTPDEELIARPTTLALITPPRIDITPVDSDCFDVENGPSTSCSPLDSQVSPGSGLVLHTNFPGHNQRRESFLYRSDSDYDLSPKSMSRNSSIGSELHGDDLIVTPFAQVLASLRSVRNNFTILTNVQCASNKRSPAATQPPITRVCLTDESYQKLAMETMEELDWCLDQLETIQTYRSVSDMASNKFKRMLNRELTHLSEMSRSGNQVSEFISNTFLDKQNEVEIPSPVPKAREKRKKHQLMTQISGVKKVSHGPSLSSCSIARFAVKTDKEDLLAKELEDLNKWGLNIFSVSEFSNNRPLTCIMYAIFQERDLLKTFRIPADAFVAYMMTLEDHYHSDVAYHNSLHAADVAQSTHILLSTPALDAVFTDLEILAAIFAAAIHDVDHPGVSNQFLINTNSELALMYNDESVLENHHLAVGFKLLQEENCDIFQNLTKKQRQSLRKMVIDMVLATDMSKHMSLLADLKTMVETKKVTSSGVLLLDNYTDRIQVLRNMVHCADLSNPTKPLELYRQWTDRIMDEFFHQGDRERERGMEISPMCDKHTASVEKSQVGFIDYIVHPLWETWADLVHPDAQDILDTLEDNRNWYQSMVPQSPSPPFYQPDKEGHGGGPGADKFQFELPLEEEDSEGTEKDEQSLEEEEEEEEEEEEEEVHPTTHIEIVTQDASPVDT
- the pde4ba gene encoding cAMP-specific 3',5'-cyclic phosphodiesterase 4B isoform X4 encodes the protein MGACCLEKKEQRKIGKANCWRKFKRMLNRELTHLSEMSRSGNQVSEFISNTFLDKQNEVEIPSPVPKAREKRKKHQLMTQISGVKKVSHGPSLSSCSIARFAVKTDKEDLLAKELEDLNKWGLNIFSVSEFSNNRPLTCIMYAIFQERDLLKTFRIPADAFVAYMMTLEDHYHSDVAYHNSLHAADVAQSTHILLSTPALDAVFTDLEILAAIFAAAIHDVDHPGVSNQFLINTNSELALMYNDESVLENHHLAVGFKLLQEENCDIFQNLTKKQRQSLRKMVIDMVLATDMSKHMSLLADLKTMVETKKVTSSGVLLLDNYTDRIQVLRNMVHCADLSNPTKPLELYRQWTDRIMDEFFHQGDRERERGMEISPMCDKHTASVEKSQVGFIDYIVHPLWETWADLVHPDAQDILDTLEDNRNWYQSMVPQSPSPPFYQPDKEGHGGGPGADKFQFELPLEEEDSEGTEKDEQSLEEEEEEEEEEEEEEVADDTETREEETEHPTTHIEIVTQDASPVDT
- the pde4ba gene encoding cAMP-specific 3',5'-cyclic phosphodiesterase 4B isoform X5 — its product is MPEANYLLSVSWSYIKFKRMLNRELTHLSEMSRSGNQVSEFISNTFLDKQNEVEIPSPVPKAREKRKKHQLMTQISGVKKVSHGPSLSSCSIARFAVKTDKEDLLAKELEDLNKWGLNIFSVSEFSNNRPLTCIMYAIFQERDLLKTFRIPADAFVAYMMTLEDHYHSDVAYHNSLHAADVAQSTHILLSTPALDAVFTDLEILAAIFAAAIHDVDHPGVSNQFLINTNSELALMYNDESVLENHHLAVGFKLLQEENCDIFQNLTKKQRQSLRKMVIDMVLATDMSKHMSLLADLKTMVETKKVTSSGVLLLDNYTDRIQVLRNMVHCADLSNPTKPLELYRQWTDRIMDEFFHQGDRERERGMEISPMCDKHTASVEKSQVGFIDYIVHPLWETWADLVHPDAQDILDTLEDNRNWYQSMVPQSPSPPFYQPDKEGHGGGPGADKFQFELPLEEEDSEGTEKDEQSLEEEEEEEEEEEEEEVADDTETREEETEHPTTHIEIVTQDASPVDT
- the pde4ba gene encoding cAMP-specific 3',5'-cyclic phosphodiesterase 4B isoform X2, translating into MSSKEMSASDSDSYIRTFKEHMHLELELPRLNAGGKRTTSPKISPRSSPRLFRKVTVSKGGRHRRRFTVAHTCFDVENGPSTSCSPLDSQVSPGSGLVLHTNFPGHNQRRESFLYRSDSDYDLSPKSMSRNSSIGSELHGDDLIVTPFAQVLASLRSVRNNFTILTNVQCASNKRSPAATQPPITRVCLTDESYQKLAMETMEELDWCLDQLETIQTYRSVSDMASNKFKRMLNRELTHLSEMSRSGNQVSEFISNTFLDKQNEVEIPSPVPKAREKRKKHQLMTQISGVKKVSHGPSLSSCSIARFAVKTDKEDLLAKELEDLNKWGLNIFSVSEFSNNRPLTCIMYAIFQERDLLKTFRIPADAFVAYMMTLEDHYHSDVAYHNSLHAADVAQSTHILLSTPALDAVFTDLEILAAIFAAAIHDVDHPGVSNQFLINTNSELALMYNDESVLENHHLAVGFKLLQEENCDIFQNLTKKQRQSLRKMVIDMVLATDMSKHMSLLADLKTMVETKKVTSSGVLLLDNYTDRIQVLRNMVHCADLSNPTKPLELYRQWTDRIMDEFFHQGDRERERGMEISPMCDKHTASVEKSQVGFIDYIVHPLWETWADLVHPDAQDILDTLEDNRNWYQSMVPQSPSPPFYQPDKEGHGGGPGADKFQFELPLEEEDSEGTEKDEQSLEEEEEEEEEEEEEEVADDTETREEETEHPTTHIEIVTQDASPVDT